Proteins encoded by one window of Clostridium cagae:
- a CDS encoding DHH family phosphoesterase: MSLQSIKEEILKAKKIGLSFHISPDGDAIGSTLSLLKALRTIGKDAYIISRDVIQDNLSFLSLSEEVDGNTLEPDQYTDLIIVMDCGNVERISAKLDNYNGKIINIDHHLSNEQYGYINYVDPKAAATAEISYLLIKELGIDLSKKDENNLEMAKAIYTSLVTDTGSFRHSNVTKRTHAIASELIGLGLDNSKVHSSLFDNREFNKIKLMGYVLSNLELALNNKVAVMEIPYHILEKFNLLTTDTSDIISFGLGIKGIEVAILLKESEKGIKTSLRSKNSVDVRKIAEVYGGGGHIKAAGALQKGVNLEEAKNNLLKIIKEEMKL, encoded by the coding sequence ATGTCTTTACAAAGTATAAAGGAAGAGATATTAAAAGCTAAAAAGATTGGATTATCTTTTCATATATCTCCTGATGGAGATGCTATAGGAAGTACTTTATCATTGCTTAAAGCACTTAGAACTATAGGAAAAGATGCTTATATTATTTCAAGAGATGTTATCCAAGATAACCTCTCTTTCCTTTCTTTATCTGAAGAAGTTGATGGAAATACACTAGAACCAGACCAATATACTGACTTAATTATAGTAATGGATTGTGGTAATGTAGAGAGAATTTCTGCAAAGTTAGATAATTATAATGGAAAAATTATAAATATTGATCATCATTTATCAAATGAGCAATATGGATATATAAATTATGTAGATCCTAAAGCAGCGGCTACAGCAGAAATATCATATTTACTTATAAAAGAATTAGGTATTGATCTTAGTAAAAAAGACGAGAATAATTTAGAGATGGCAAAAGCAATTTATACATCTTTAGTTACAGATACGGGTTCTTTTAGACATTCTAATGTTACAAAGAGAACACATGCAATAGCTTCAGAACTTATAGGGTTAGGATTAGACAATAGTAAAGTACACAGCAGTCTTTTTGATAATAGGGAATTTAATAAGATAAAATTAATGGGTTATGTGTTGTCAAATTTAGAATTAGCATTAAATAATAAAGTAGCAGTAATGGAAATACCGTATCATATACTAGAAAAATTCAATTTATTAACAACAGATACTTCAGATATAATTTCTTTTGGTCTTGGAATAAAGGGCATAGAAGTTGCTATATTATTAAAAGAATCAGAAAAAGGAATTAAAACTAGTTTAAGATCAAAGAACAGTGTTGATGTAAGAAAAATAGCAGAAGTATACGGCGGTGGTGGACACATTAAAGCAGCAGGTGCTCTTCAAAAAGGTGTAAATTTAGAAGAAGCTAAAAATAATTTACTAAAAATAATAAAAGAAGAGATGAAGCTATGA
- the rnpM gene encoding RNase P modulator RnpM: protein MKVKKIPLRMCTGCMEMKPKKELIRIVKSPEGDISVDLTGKKSGRGAYICRDIECFEKAFKAKRLNRNLDSSISEQIYERLKDEIENE, encoded by the coding sequence ATGAAAGTTAAGAAAATTCCTCTAAGAATGTGCACAGGTTGCATGGAAATGAAACCTAAAAAAGAACTAATAAGAATAGTAAAAAGTCCAGAAGGTGATATATCAGTTGATTTAACTGGTAAAAAATCAGGTAGAGGTGCTTACATTTGTAGAGATATAGAATGTTTCGAAAAAGCATTTAAAGCTAAAAGATTAAATAGAAACTTAGATAGCTCTATAAGTGAACAAATATATGAAAGACTAAAGGATGAAATAGAAAATGAATAA
- the infB gene encoding translation initiation factor IF-2 — protein sequence MSKIRVYELAKELNVSSKDLITLLMDEFGVEVKNHMSTIEDEEAQLIKELLATKPEYIEGSLEDSKSLVDEYEEILQNELNKAKKKRKKNKREDKDDENEELETEVIEIGETITVKELAEKLNKPSNDVIRTLIFSGVMAAINQEIDFATAEKVCESYGVILEKLEVTEELEAVEAEDDDEENLTKRPPIVTVMGHVDHGKTSLLDAIRKAKVTDTEAGGITQHIGAYTININGEEITFLDTPGHEAFTAMRARGAQVTDVVILVVAADDGIMPQTKEAINHCKAAGVPMVVAINKIDKPGANPDRVKQELTEHGLVVEEWGGDTICEEVSAKSNLNIEKLLEMVLLTAEMLELKANKERKAKGTVIEAKLDKGRGSVATLLVQNGTLHVGDAIIVGSTYGRIRAMFDDTGKKIKSAGPSIPVEVLGLSEVPEAGDRFNQVKDEKTARIMADKRKDKEKSDSLMSGNRVSLEDLYSQIKEGKVKELGIIVKADVQGSVQAINQSLEKLSTDDVKVRVIHSGVGAITETDITLATASNAIVIGFNVRPDNNAVAQADKENVEIKTYRIIYDAIEDVKSAMIGMLEPEYKEVILGSAEVRETYKISNVGTIAGCYVLNGKLQRNAETRVIRDGIVIFESNLSSLKRFKDDVKEVNTGYECGLTVEKFNDVKEGDILECFMMEAIKRKEL from the coding sequence ATGTCAAAAATAAGAGTATACGAATTAGCAAAAGAACTTAATGTAAGTTCAAAAGATTTAATAACATTATTAATGGATGAGTTTGGTGTGGAAGTTAAAAATCATATGAGTACCATTGAGGATGAAGAAGCTCAATTAATCAAAGAATTATTAGCAACTAAACCAGAATATATTGAAGGAAGTTTAGAAGATTCAAAAAGTTTAGTTGATGAATATGAAGAAATTCTACAAAACGAACTTAATAAAGCTAAAAAGAAAAGAAAAAAGAACAAAAGAGAAGATAAAGATGATGAAAATGAAGAACTTGAGACTGAAGTAATTGAAATTGGAGAAACTATTACAGTTAAGGAATTAGCTGAAAAATTAAATAAACCTTCAAATGATGTTATCAGAACATTAATTTTCTCAGGCGTTATGGCAGCAATAAATCAAGAAATAGATTTTGCAACAGCTGAAAAAGTATGTGAAAGCTATGGTGTAATACTAGAAAAGTTAGAAGTTACAGAAGAACTTGAAGCAGTAGAAGCTGAAGATGATGATGAAGAAAATCTTACAAAGAGACCACCAATAGTAACTGTTATGGGTCATGTTGACCATGGTAAAACATCTTTACTTGATGCTATAAGAAAAGCAAAAGTTACTGATACAGAAGCAGGTGGTATAACTCAACATATAGGAGCTTACACTATAAATATAAATGGTGAAGAAATTACATTCTTAGATACTCCAGGTCATGAAGCTTTTACAGCAATGAGAGCACGTGGAGCACAAGTAACAGATGTAGTTATATTAGTTGTTGCAGCTGATGATGGAATCATGCCTCAAACTAAAGAAGCAATTAATCACTGTAAGGCAGCTGGAGTACCAATGGTTGTTGCTATAAATAAAATTGACAAACCAGGTGCAAATCCGGACAGAGTTAAACAAGAATTAACAGAACATGGATTAGTAGTAGAAGAGTGGGGTGGAGATACTATATGTGAAGAAGTATCTGCAAAGAGCAATTTAAATATTGAAAAGCTACTTGAAATGGTATTACTTACAGCTGAAATGCTTGAACTTAAAGCTAACAAAGAAAGAAAAGCAAAAGGAACAGTAATTGAAGCTAAGCTTGATAAGGGCAGAGGTTCAGTTGCTACATTATTAGTTCAAAATGGTACTTTACATGTTGGTGACGCAATTATTGTAGGATCTACATATGGTAGAATAAGAGCAATGTTTGACGATACAGGTAAAAAAATCAAATCTGCTGGTCCATCAATTCCAGTTGAAGTTTTAGGTCTTTCAGAAGTTCCAGAAGCTGGAGACAGATTTAATCAAGTGAAAGATGAAAAAACAGCTAGAATAATGGCAGATAAGAGAAAAGATAAAGAAAAATCTGACTCATTAATGAGTGGTAATAGAGTTTCTTTAGAAGACTTATATAGTCAAATTAAAGAAGGAAAAGTTAAAGAACTTGGTATAATAGTAAAGGCTGATGTTCAAGGATCAGTTCAAGCTATTAATCAATCACTAGAAAAACTTTCAACAGATGATGTTAAAGTAAGAGTAATTCATAGTGGTGTTGGTGCAATAACAGAAACTGACATAACTTTAGCAACTGCTTCAAATGCAATAGTTATTGGATTTAATGTAAGACCTGATAATAATGCAGTAGCACAAGCTGATAAAGAAAATGTAGAGATAAAAACTTATAGAATAATTTATGATGCTATAGAAGATGTTAAATCAGCTATGATAGGAATGCTTGAACCAGAATATAAAGAAGTTATTTTAGGATCAGCAGAAGTAAGAGAAACTTATAAGATTTCAAATGTTGGAACAATTGCTGGTTGTTATGTATTGAATGGTAAGCTTCAAAGAAATGCTGAAACAAGAGTTATAAGAGATGGTATAGTTATTTTTGAATCAAACTTATCATCATTAAAAAGATTTAAAGATGACGTTAAAGAAGTTAATACTGGATATGAATGTGGATTGACAGTAGAAAAATTCAATGACGTTAAAGAAGGCGATATCCTTGAATGCTTTATGATGGAGGCAATCAAGAGAAAAGAGCTATAA
- the rbfA gene encoding 30S ribosome-binding factor RbfA produces MPNYRGGRINEEFKREISNIIQNEIKDPRLTAMISVTDVKVTKDLKYAKVYVSIFSTKEEEKKDNFTALKSASGFIRKILGQRINVRHNPEILFELDDSINYAMHIDELIQKVKDK; encoded by the coding sequence ATGCCAAACTATAGAGGCGGCAGAATTAACGAAGAGTTTAAAAGAGAAATAAGTAACATTATTCAAAATGAAATTAAAGACCCTAGACTTACTGCTATGATTTCTGTTACAGATGTTAAAGTTACTAAGGACTTAAAATATGCTAAGGTATATGTAAGTATATTCTCAACAAAAGAGGAAGAAAAGAAAGATAACTTTACGGCTTTAAAGAGTGCTAGTGGATTTATAAGAAAAATTTTAGGTCAAAGAATAAATGTAAGACACAACCCAGAAATATTATTTGAATTAGATGACTCAATAAATTATGCAATGCATATTGATGAACTAATTCAAAAGGTAAAAGATAAATAA
- the nusA gene encoding transcription termination factor NusA, protein MNEEFVGALKEIVKEKGISEDLLFTTIEDAMVAAYKKNYANLNTSAQNVKISINRENGEIHVYAQKMVVDEVYDEVTEISLEEAKAINPKYEVDDIVDLEVTPKNFGRVAAQLAKQVVTQRIKEAERNIIYSEYKEKEFDIITGTILRKDKGMVFVSLGKIEGIIGPNEQMSNEDYRFNEKLKLYIVEVKNTSKGAQVHVSRTHPGLVKRLFELEVPEIFNGVVEIKSISREAGSRSKIAVYSNDEEVDAMGACVGPKGIRVQNIVNELKNEKIDIIKWNKDPAEFISNALSPAKVISAEVNEESKSAKIVVADDQLSLAIGKEGQNVRLAAKLTNWKIDIKSKSQQEALEAEKEKAMDQNADISEEVTENVAELDIKCEDIEE, encoded by the coding sequence ATGAATGAAGAGTTTGTAGGGGCTCTTAAAGAGATAGTAAAGGAAAAAGGAATATCAGAAGATTTACTTTTTACTACTATTGAAGATGCAATGGTTGCTGCGTATAAAAAGAATTATGCAAATTTAAATACATCAGCACAAAATGTTAAGATAAGTATAAATAGAGAAAATGGGGAAATTCACGTATATGCTCAAAAAATGGTTGTTGATGAGGTGTATGATGAAGTAACAGAAATTTCATTAGAAGAAGCCAAAGCAATTAACCCTAAGTATGAAGTAGATGATATTGTGGATTTAGAAGTAACTCCTAAAAACTTTGGAAGAGTAGCAGCTCAACTTGCAAAGCAAGTAGTTACGCAAAGAATTAAGGAAGCTGAAAGAAATATAATTTATAGTGAATATAAAGAAAAAGAATTTGATATAATAACAGGTACTATATTAAGAAAAGATAAAGGTATGGTTTTTGTTAGTTTAGGCAAGATTGAAGGTATAATAGGTCCTAATGAACAAATGTCAAATGAAGACTATAGATTTAATGAAAAGTTAAAATTATATATAGTTGAAGTTAAAAATACTTCAAAAGGAGCTCAAGTTCATGTTTCAAGAACACATCCAGGCTTAGTTAAGAGATTATTTGAATTAGAAGTTCCAGAAATATTCAATGGAGTAGTTGAAATTAAGAGTATTTCAAGAGAAGCAGGATCAAGAAGTAAGATCGCAGTGTATTCTAATGATGAAGAAGTAGATGCAATGGGAGCTTGTGTAGGTCCTAAGGGTATTAGAGTTCAAAATATAGTAAATGAACTTAAAAATGAAAAAATAGATATAATAAAATGGAATAAGGATCCAGCAGAATTTATTTCTAATGCATTAAGTCCAGCAAAAGTGATAAGTGCAGAAGTGAATGAAGAAAGCAAATCAGCTAAAATAGTAGTTGCTGATGATCAACTTTCATTAGCCATTGGTAAAGAAGGCCAAAATGTAAGACTTGCAGCAAAACTTACTAATTGGAAAATAGATATAAAAAGCAAGTCACAACAAGAAGCTTTAGAAGCAGAAAAAGAAAAGGCCATGGATCAAAATGCAGATATATCAGAAGAAGTTACAGAAAATGTAGCTGAATTAGATATTAAATGTGAAGATATAGAAGAATAG
- the truB gene encoding tRNA pseudouridine(55) synthase TruB has translation MNGVLNVFKNKGMSSFDVVRKIKFTAKEKKVGHTGTLDPEAEGVLPVCLGKATKIIDYIMNSRKVYKVKLLLGKNTTTYDLEGEVVKERDASHIKENDVKEMILSFLGEYDQVPPMYCALKQNGVRLYQLARQGIEVEREARRITIYDICDIEYDLPYVSFKVTCSKGTYIRSLCYDIGEKLNVGATMVDLIRTETSIFKEENSVNIEDLTPENIKDYIISIEDALSFYPKLTVNTSFTKLLVNGVKVYDKRLSDDVIENDILYRVYDKENTFIGLGSKDSEGFKIQKLLF, from the coding sequence ATGAATGGTGTACTAAATGTATTTAAAAATAAAGGAATGTCTTCTTTTGATGTAGTTAGAAAAATAAAATTTACAGCAAAGGAAAAAAAAGTTGGACATACAGGAACTCTTGATCCAGAAGCTGAAGGTGTTTTACCAGTTTGTTTAGGCAAAGCAACTAAAATAATAGATTATATAATGAATTCTAGAAAAGTATATAAGGTAAAATTGTTGCTTGGTAAAAACACAACTACCTATGATTTAGAGGGTGAAGTTGTAAAAGAAAGAGACGCTTCTCATATAAAAGAAAATGATGTAAAGGAAATGATCCTTTCTTTTTTAGGAGAATATGATCAAGTTCCACCAATGTATTGTGCATTGAAACAAAATGGAGTAAGACTTTATCAGCTTGCAAGACAAGGGATTGAAGTTGAAAGAGAAGCCAGACGTATTACTATTTATGATATTTGTGATATTGAATATGATTTACCTTATGTATCTTTTAAAGTTACATGTTCAAAAGGTACATATATAAGAAGTTTGTGTTATGACATTGGTGAAAAACTAAATGTAGGAGCAACAATGGTTGATTTAATAAGAACGGAAACTTCTATATTTAAAGAAGAAAATAGTGTTAATATTGAAGACTTAACGCCAGAAAATATTAAAGACTATATAATAAGCATAGAAGATGCACTTTCGTTTTATCCTAAATTAACAGTAAACACTTCATTTACAAAATTATTAGTAAATGGAGTAAAGGTATATGATAAAAGATTAAGCGATGACGTTATAGAAAATGATATTTTGTATAGAGTATATGATAAAGAAAATACTTTTATAGGACTTGGTAGTAAAGACAGCGAAGGATTTAAGATACAAAAGTTATTAT
- a CDS encoding 50S ribosomal protein L7ae-like protein has protein sequence MNKFYNFLGIAKKSGNLLEGYSKCDDLRNKLDIHLFIISNDLSQSSKEKFIKHCIQRNVPYINSFSKEELGTPIGRDQIMILGILDKNMAKKLLKIYEEEKQYMSR, from the coding sequence ATGAATAAATTCTATAATTTTTTAGGGATTGCAAAAAAATCAGGGAATTTGTTAGAGGGTTATAGTAAATGTGACGATTTAAGAAATAAACTTGATATTCATTTATTTATAATATCTAATGATTTATCACAGTCTTCAAAAGAAAAATTTATAAAACATTGTATTCAAAGAAATGTACCATATATTAACAGTTTCTCCAAAGAAGAATTGGGAACTCCTATTGGTCGTGATCAAATCATGATACTAGGAATCCTAGATAAAAATATGGCAAAAAAATTGCTTAAAATATATGAGGAGGAGAAACAATATATGAGTAGATAA